A window of the Branchiostoma lanceolatum isolate klBraLanc5 chromosome 13, klBraLanc5.hap2, whole genome shotgun sequence genome harbors these coding sequences:
- the LOC136447135 gene encoding uncharacterized protein, whose translation MADIYEDACRVNPSSFLDQKGTSLDLTSGEDGKADISFFPIHLTLILLWLPLTELSGSETDDDNTSPDIDDQHDYIPGVGMKPAGHDQTEDRPWPLLNVISFILLLLICCLLAVVVSMCLAVQQSIDQGQEKMGKVTKMEQMLTNELSIILEHHENLTNQMSLQMMSQEAMMKKLSVILQTQENITNGWGQQLKKLSPVGMEDRQIQSLSRSIIREFKQQWYG comes from the exons ATGGCAGACATCTATGAAGACGCCTGTAGGGTGAACCCGTCAAGCTTCTTGGACCAGAAGGGCACATCACTGGACCTTACATCGGGCGAGGATGGTAAAGCAG ATATCAGCTTTTTTCCCATTCATttgaccctaatattgctttggttgcctttaacagaaCTTTCCGGCTCAGAGACCGATGACGACAACACATCTCCGGACATCGATGACCAGCACGACTACATCCCGGGAGTGGGCATGAAGCCGGCCGGTCATGATCAGACGGAAGACCGCCCCTGGCCCCTGCTGAACGTCATCAGCTTCATCCTGCTCCTGCTGATCTGCTGCCTGCTGGCTGTGGTTGTGTCCATGT GCTTGGCTGTCCAGCAGTCTATCGACCAGGGACAGGAAAAGATGGGAAAG GTCACAAAGATGGAGCAAATGTTGACCAATGAGCTGTCCATCATCCTGGAGCATCACGAGAACCTGACCAATCAGATGAGCCTGCAGATGATGAGTCAGGAGGCAATGATGAAGAAGCTGTCAGTCATCCTGCAGACCCAGGAGAACATCACCAACGG GTGGGGCCAGCAGCTGAAAAAGCTGTCACCCGTTGGTATGGAGGACCGGCAGATCCAATCACTGTCCAGGTCCATCATCAGGGAGTTCAAGCAACAGTGGTACGGCTAA
- the LOC136446931 gene encoding uncharacterized abhydrolase domain-containing protein DDB_G0269086-like isoform X2 produces the protein MLSFIIILGAVLQWVQKKVNTPEVDIRPSLETVVALCEVTKEELERLNAASNEINKLEAELDEARALFRQTLTESTQKLNLLSKKMGKSVQKARPYYDAKKMAKQAQIEAQKAAVEYQRANGIHRAARETISLAEQRLFSDADEKRQFDSAWQEMLNHATMKVMEAEQMRSKSEHDHQQKAEAYTTANQKLQQLEKSLKKVITKTKPYFDVKNSFELQLLQQKQNVEDLQKAVSASKVKYREALKNLESISDEIHRNRQLLKEPRSAGVGAEAERDDLPEINLDDVDSCSQFSDLDDGNSLDTDSTTDDASMVAQTDTASLARRERGGSFTSHSSENFSLSSQDVTEKTSERGLVTEETATCTTGSVQAVEGGSVTDGTATRTVSESVQAVEGGSVTDGTATHTVSESVQVVGGGSEGTAAAVSKQSVEGGLTEKVTAVDENETEGGATVAGMATCREEEPNRMEEIQTESTEENTSQNYDISEIDADKPDKEDIDVHVEQEVLNDAKKASEDVADEGDMSHHTAEFTPIAAPGNVITEESVEQEKDTSREVVEVESETSQNVRDRKNTQDVSEECNTAVPDEVKVTECREEVIENKVEQDSVKVEYSEDSALENQEPTVVVEESQTAGEVTGRKDDAKREESTEVNSLDSQEPPVTDTTVEVVLNTSVEETPSEIRQADKPSSVENIEGGDHRVEKSQGVVEERQGSEVTEERQNTREESSEIQGQGDSLKNATKEEKQNLSSQAKSAEELTAEEIDELEDTYL, from the exons ATGTTGTCCTTTATCATAATCCTGGGAGCAGTCTTGCAGTGGGTCCAGAAGAAAGTGAATACACCAGAAGTAGACATCCGCCCATCTCTTGAGACTGTTGTAGCGCTGTGTGAAGTTACTAAG GAGGAGTTGGAAAGACTGAATGCTGCCAGCAATGAGATTAACAAATTAGAGGCAGAGCTGGAT GAAGCCCGTGCGCTGTTCCGACAGACCCTAACAGAGTCCACCCAGAAGCTGAACCTCCTGTCCAAGAAGATGGGGAAGTCTGTGCAGAAGGCACGGCCGTACTACGACGCCAAGAAAATGGCCAAACAG GCACAAATAGAAGCGCAGAAGGCGGCCGTTGAGTACCAGCGAGCCAACGGGATCCACCGCGCCGCTCGTGAAACCATCTCTCTGGCGGAGCAGCGGCTGTTCAGCGACGCGGACGAGAAGAGGCAGTTCGACTCCGCCTGGCAGGAGATGTTGAACCACGCTACCATGAag GTGATGGAAGCAGAACAGATGCGATCTAAGAGCGAACACGACCACCAACAGAAGGCCGAGGCCTACACAACGGCCAATCAGAAACTCCAGCAGTTAGAGAAGTCACTGAAAAAAGTCATTACTAAAACCAA ACCATACTTTGATGTGAAGAACAGTTTTGAGCTACAACTTCTG CAACAGAAACAGAACGTGGAAGACCTTCAAAAAGCCGTGTCAGCTTCCAAGGTCAAGTACAGGGAGGCCTTAAAGAACCTGGAGAGCATCTCAGATGAGATCCACCGCAACCGACAACTTCTCAAGGAGCCGCGCAGCGCAGGGGTGGGGGCCGAGGCGGAGCGTGATGACCTGCCGGAAATCAACCTCGATG ATGTGGACTCCTGTTCTCAGTTCTCAGACCTGGACGACGGCAATAGCCTGGACACAGACTCCACTACAGACGACGCTTCTATGGTCGCCCAGACGGACACCGCTAGCCTTGCACGGAGGGAGAGGGGGGGATCGTTCACTTCTCATAGCAGCGAGAATTTCTCCTTGAGTTCACAAGATGTTACAGAGAAAACTTCAGAGAGAGGACTTGTCACTGAggaaacagctacatgtacaacaggatCTGTACAAGCTGTAGAGGGAGGAAGTGTCACTGATGGAACAGCGACACGTACAGTGTCAGAGTCTGTACAAGCTGTAGAGGGAGGAAGTGTCACTGATGGAACAGCGACACATACAGTGTCGGAGTCTGTTCAAGTCGTGGGGGGAGGAAGTGAAGGAACGGCTGCAGCAGTATCAAAGCAATCCGTTGAGGGAGGGCTGACAGAAAAGGTAACAGCAGTAGATGAGAACGAGACAGAGGGTGGAGCGACAGTTGCAGGAATGGCCACATGTAGGGAGGAAGAACCAAACAGAATGGAGGAAATACAGACAGAAAGTACAGAAGAAAACACTTCTCAAAATTATGATATTTCTGAGATAGATGCAGACAAACCAGATAAGGAagacatagatgtacatgtagagcaaGAGGTATTGAATGATGCTAAGAAAGCTTCTGAAGATGTTGCAGATGAAGGAGATATGTCTCATCATACAGCTGAATTTACACCTATTGCTGCACCTGGTAATGTTATCACTGAAGAGAGTGTTGAACAAGAGAAAGATACATCTAGAGAAGTAGTTGAAGTTGAATCTGAGACATCACAAAATGTGAGGGATAGGAAAAACACACAAGATGTATCTGAGGAATGTAATACAGCTGTACCAGATGAGGTCAAGGTCACAGAATGTAGGGAAGAGGTCATAGAAAACAAGGTAGAACAGGATAGTGTCAAGGTGGAATATAGTGAAGACAGTGCACTGGAAAATCAGGAACCCACAGTTGTAGTtgaagagagtcagacagcagGGGAAGTTACAGGGAGGAAAGATGATGCTAAAAGGGAGGAAAGCACAGAAGTTAACAGTTTAGACTCACAGGAACCTCCTGTAACAGATACGACTGTCGAGGTAGTTTTAAACACTAGCGTAGAGGAAACGCCGTCAGAAAtaagacaggcagacaaaccTTCCAGTGTAGAAAACATAGAGGGTGGGGATCATCGGGTAGAGAAAAGTCAAGGGGTTGTAGAGGAACGTCAAGGATCAGAGGTCACAGAGGAAAGACAAAATACAAGAGAAGAAAGCTCTGAGATTCAGGGACAGGGAGACTCCCTTAAAAATgcgacaaaagaagaaaagcagAATTTGTCGAGTCAGGCAAAATCAGCGGAGGAATTGACAGCCGAGGAGATAGATGAACTTGAGGACACTTATTTGTAA
- the LOC136447132 gene encoding neuronal pentraxin-1-like translates to MSTDKLMHGDLTFGGPVNKDRPSLFRSTGVQAACTVAVILGVTVLVALLVQNNQLQDRVASLEALTEDMSSVINSLIANTESADAVYGPEAMPPVKDGAPLKNKDRQPPSPDPTNHHRAKRGANTVTLPFGSCAQGTPGRDGRDGTPGRDGREGADGSDGRDGRDGLPGPPGIPGAPGTCCCCCNDTKSEDAPCDLQKITFPAPRSTSHYAQLMTSLSQALSSFTLCVHMRTSMAANVDFAVASYAVANNHNELLLFRFGTNANFQLLVAGSFVALGDLPGLLDGDWHALCATWRSTDGAWQVYTDGVLQASGSGLNAGATVSTGGTWILGQDQDTIGGGFQQSQAFIGDLSQVNLWDHVLSPADIATDWTAFCDHHGNVIDWATTHKNIFGLASIDKYRHCCDN, encoded by the exons ATGAGCACGGACAAGCTCATGCACGGTGACCTGACGTTTGGCGGGCCGGTAAACAAAGACCGACCTTCTCTTTTCCGCTCGACGGGGGTTCAGGCCGCATGCACCGTGGCAGTGATCTTGGGCGTGACGGTTCTTGTGGCGCTCCTGGTTCAGAATAACCAACTTCAAGATCGCGTTGCTTCGCTGGAGGCCCTCACTGAAGACATGTCGTCGGTGATCAATAGCCTTATTGCGAATACTGAG TCGGCTGACGCTGTGTATGGCCCCGAGGCCATGCCACCAGTTAAAGATGGCGCTCCACTTAAGAACAAAGACCGTCAGCCGCCCTCCCCTGATCCCACCAACCACCACAGGGCCAAGAGAGGTGCCAACACGGTGACCCTTCCATTCGGAA GCTGTGCTCAGGGTACCCCCGGGAGGGATGGCCGCGATGGGACGCCAGGCAGAGACGGCAGGGAGGGAGCTGACGGATCGGATGGCCGTGACGGTCGCGATGGTCTCCCAGGTCCGCCCGGCATCCCTGGTGCGCCCGGGACCTGTTGCTGTTGCTGTAACGATACCAAGTCAGAAG ATGCACCATGTGACCTACAGAAAATAACCTTCCCCGCTCCACGCAGCACCAGTCACTACGCccagttgatgacgtcattgtcacaggccttaagTAGCTTTACTCTATGCGTGCACATGCGCACCAGCATGGCCGCCAACGTCGACTTTGCTGTGGCTAGCTACGCTGTCGCAAACAATCACAATGAGCTACTCTTATTCCGATTTGGAACAAATGCCAATTTCCAG TTGTTAGTAGCAGGTTCTTTTGTGGCCCTGGGTGACTTGCCCGGCCTTTTGGACGGCGACTGGCACGCCCTATGTGCCACCTGGCGCAGCACTGACGGAGCTTGGCAGGTCTACACTGACGGCGTGCTCCAGGCTTCAGGCTCGGGGCTTAACGCAGGAGCAACGGTCAGCACTGGTGGCACCTGGATCCTCGGTCAGGACCAAGACACCATAGGTGGAGGATTCCAACAGTCTCAAGCGTTCATCGGAGATCTGTCGCAGGTGAACCTCTGGGACCACGTCCTGTCTCCAGCTGACATAGCGACAGACTGGACCGCGTTCTGtgatcaccatggcaacgtgaTTGACTGGGCAACCACTCACAAAAACATTTTCGGGCTGGCCAGCATTGATAAGTATCGTCATTGTTGTGATAACTAG
- the LOC136446931 gene encoding uncharacterized protein isoform X3, whose translation MSEQGQPETSSGDEGLDPRIQEELERLNAASNEINKLEAELDEARALFRQTLTESTQKLNLLSKKMGKSVQKARPYYDAKKMAKQAQIEAQKAAVEYQRANGIHRAARETISLAEQRLFSDADEKRQFDSAWQEMLNHATMKVMEAEQMRSKSEHDHQQKAEAYTTANQKLQQLEKSLKKVITKTKPYFDVKNSFELQLLQQKQNVEDLQKAVSASKVKYREALKNLESISDEIHRNRQLLKEPRSAGVGAEAERDDLPEINLDDVDSCSQFSDLDDGNSLDTDSTTDDASMVAQTDTASLARRERGGSFTSHSSENFSLSSQDVTEKTSERGLVTEETATCTTGSVQAVEGGSVTDGTATRTVSESVQAVEGGSVTDGTATHTVSESVQVVGGGSEGTAAAVSKQSVEGGLTEKVTAVDENETEGGATVAGMATCREEEPNRMEEIQTESTEENTSQNYDISEIDADKPDKEDIDVHVEQEVLNDAKKASEDVADEGDMSHHTAEFTPIAAPGNVITEESVEQEKDTSREVVEVESETSQNVRDRKNTQDVSEECNTAVPDEVKVTECREEVIENKVEQDSVKVEYSEDSALENQEPTVVVEESQTAGEVTGRKDDAKREESTEVNSLDSQEPPVTDTTVEVVLNTSVEETPSEIRQADKPSSVENIEGGDHRVEKSQGVVEERQGSEVTEERQNTREESSEIQGQGDSLKNATKEEKQNLSSQAKSAEELTAEEIDELEDTYL comes from the exons ATGTCTGAACAGGGACAACCTGAGACGTCTTCTGGGGATGAAGGGTTAGATCCAAGGATACAG GAGGAGTTGGAAAGACTGAATGCTGCCAGCAATGAGATTAACAAATTAGAGGCAGAGCTGGAT GAAGCCCGTGCGCTGTTCCGACAGACCCTAACAGAGTCCACCCAGAAGCTGAACCTCCTGTCCAAGAAGATGGGGAAGTCTGTGCAGAAGGCACGGCCGTACTACGACGCCAAGAAAATGGCCAAACAG GCACAAATAGAAGCGCAGAAGGCGGCCGTTGAGTACCAGCGAGCCAACGGGATCCACCGCGCCGCTCGTGAAACCATCTCTCTGGCGGAGCAGCGGCTGTTCAGCGACGCGGACGAGAAGAGGCAGTTCGACTCCGCCTGGCAGGAGATGTTGAACCACGCTACCATGAag GTGATGGAAGCAGAACAGATGCGATCTAAGAGCGAACACGACCACCAACAGAAGGCCGAGGCCTACACAACGGCCAATCAGAAACTCCAGCAGTTAGAGAAGTCACTGAAAAAAGTCATTACTAAAACCAA ACCATACTTTGATGTGAAGAACAGTTTTGAGCTACAACTTCTG CAACAGAAACAGAACGTGGAAGACCTTCAAAAAGCCGTGTCAGCTTCCAAGGTCAAGTACAGGGAGGCCTTAAAGAACCTGGAGAGCATCTCAGATGAGATCCACCGCAACCGACAACTTCTCAAGGAGCCGCGCAGCGCAGGGGTGGGGGCCGAGGCGGAGCGTGATGACCTGCCGGAAATCAACCTCGATG ATGTGGACTCCTGTTCTCAGTTCTCAGACCTGGACGACGGCAATAGCCTGGACACAGACTCCACTACAGACGACGCTTCTATGGTCGCCCAGACGGACACCGCTAGCCTTGCACGGAGGGAGAGGGGGGGATCGTTCACTTCTCATAGCAGCGAGAATTTCTCCTTGAGTTCACAAGATGTTACAGAGAAAACTTCAGAGAGAGGACTTGTCACTGAggaaacagctacatgtacaacaggatCTGTACAAGCTGTAGAGGGAGGAAGTGTCACTGATGGAACAGCGACACGTACAGTGTCAGAGTCTGTACAAGCTGTAGAGGGAGGAAGTGTCACTGATGGAACAGCGACACATACAGTGTCGGAGTCTGTTCAAGTCGTGGGGGGAGGAAGTGAAGGAACGGCTGCAGCAGTATCAAAGCAATCCGTTGAGGGAGGGCTGACAGAAAAGGTAACAGCAGTAGATGAGAACGAGACAGAGGGTGGAGCGACAGTTGCAGGAATGGCCACATGTAGGGAGGAAGAACCAAACAGAATGGAGGAAATACAGACAGAAAGTACAGAAGAAAACACTTCTCAAAATTATGATATTTCTGAGATAGATGCAGACAAACCAGATAAGGAagacatagatgtacatgtagagcaaGAGGTATTGAATGATGCTAAGAAAGCTTCTGAAGATGTTGCAGATGAAGGAGATATGTCTCATCATACAGCTGAATTTACACCTATTGCTGCACCTGGTAATGTTATCACTGAAGAGAGTGTTGAACAAGAGAAAGATACATCTAGAGAAGTAGTTGAAGTTGAATCTGAGACATCACAAAATGTGAGGGATAGGAAAAACACACAAGATGTATCTGAGGAATGTAATACAGCTGTACCAGATGAGGTCAAGGTCACAGAATGTAGGGAAGAGGTCATAGAAAACAAGGTAGAACAGGATAGTGTCAAGGTGGAATATAGTGAAGACAGTGCACTGGAAAATCAGGAACCCACAGTTGTAGTtgaagagagtcagacagcagGGGAAGTTACAGGGAGGAAAGATGATGCTAAAAGGGAGGAAAGCACAGAAGTTAACAGTTTAGACTCACAGGAACCTCCTGTAACAGATACGACTGTCGAGGTAGTTTTAAACACTAGCGTAGAGGAAACGCCGTCAGAAAtaagacaggcagacaaaccTTCCAGTGTAGAAAACATAGAGGGTGGGGATCATCGGGTAGAGAAAAGTCAAGGGGTTGTAGAGGAACGTCAAGGATCAGAGGTCACAGAGGAAAGACAAAATACAAGAGAAGAAAGCTCTGAGATTCAGGGACAGGGAGACTCCCTTAAAAATgcgacaaaagaagaaaagcagAATTTGTCGAGTCAGGCAAAATCAGCGGAGGAATTGACAGCCGAGGAGATAGATGAACTTGAGGACACTTATTTGTAA
- the LOC136446931 gene encoding uncharacterized protein isoform X1 produces MNRSRTSVQRGSLSTTQGLKMSGLASVESFCGDGNVYRIRKEELERLNAASNEINKLEAELDEARALFRQTLTESTQKLNLLSKKMGKSVQKARPYYDAKKMAKQAQIEAQKAAVEYQRANGIHRAARETISLAEQRLFSDADEKRQFDSAWQEMLNHATMKVMEAEQMRSKSEHDHQQKAEAYTTANQKLQQLEKSLKKVITKTKPYFDVKNSFELQLLQQKQNVEDLQKAVSASKVKYREALKNLESISDEIHRNRQLLKEPRSAGVGAEAERDDLPEINLDDVDSCSQFSDLDDGNSLDTDSTTDDASMVAQTDTASLARRERGGSFTSHSSENFSLSSQDVTEKTSERGLVTEETATCTTGSVQAVEGGSVTDGTATRTVSESVQAVEGGSVTDGTATHTVSESVQVVGGGSEGTAAAVSKQSVEGGLTEKVTAVDENETEGGATVAGMATCREEEPNRMEEIQTESTEENTSQNYDISEIDADKPDKEDIDVHVEQEVLNDAKKASEDVADEGDMSHHTAEFTPIAAPGNVITEESVEQEKDTSREVVEVESETSQNVRDRKNTQDVSEECNTAVPDEVKVTECREEVIENKVEQDSVKVEYSEDSALENQEPTVVVEESQTAGEVTGRKDDAKREESTEVNSLDSQEPPVTDTTVEVVLNTSVEETPSEIRQADKPSSVENIEGGDHRVEKSQGVVEERQGSEVTEERQNTREESSEIQGQGDSLKNATKEEKQNLSSQAKSAEELTAEEIDELEDTYL; encoded by the exons ATGAATAGATCCAGGACTTCTGTGCAGCGAGGAAGTCTGTCAACAACACAGGGACTCAAAATGTCCGGCCTGGCGTCCGTGGAAAGTTTCTGCGGGGACGGGAATGTGTACAGGATACGAAAG GAGGAGTTGGAAAGACTGAATGCTGCCAGCAATGAGATTAACAAATTAGAGGCAGAGCTGGAT GAAGCCCGTGCGCTGTTCCGACAGACCCTAACAGAGTCCACCCAGAAGCTGAACCTCCTGTCCAAGAAGATGGGGAAGTCTGTGCAGAAGGCACGGCCGTACTACGACGCCAAGAAAATGGCCAAACAG GCACAAATAGAAGCGCAGAAGGCGGCCGTTGAGTACCAGCGAGCCAACGGGATCCACCGCGCCGCTCGTGAAACCATCTCTCTGGCGGAGCAGCGGCTGTTCAGCGACGCGGACGAGAAGAGGCAGTTCGACTCCGCCTGGCAGGAGATGTTGAACCACGCTACCATGAag GTGATGGAAGCAGAACAGATGCGATCTAAGAGCGAACACGACCACCAACAGAAGGCCGAGGCCTACACAACGGCCAATCAGAAACTCCAGCAGTTAGAGAAGTCACTGAAAAAAGTCATTACTAAAACCAA ACCATACTTTGATGTGAAGAACAGTTTTGAGCTACAACTTCTG CAACAGAAACAGAACGTGGAAGACCTTCAAAAAGCCGTGTCAGCTTCCAAGGTCAAGTACAGGGAGGCCTTAAAGAACCTGGAGAGCATCTCAGATGAGATCCACCGCAACCGACAACTTCTCAAGGAGCCGCGCAGCGCAGGGGTGGGGGCCGAGGCGGAGCGTGATGACCTGCCGGAAATCAACCTCGATG ATGTGGACTCCTGTTCTCAGTTCTCAGACCTGGACGACGGCAATAGCCTGGACACAGACTCCACTACAGACGACGCTTCTATGGTCGCCCAGACGGACACCGCTAGCCTTGCACGGAGGGAGAGGGGGGGATCGTTCACTTCTCATAGCAGCGAGAATTTCTCCTTGAGTTCACAAGATGTTACAGAGAAAACTTCAGAGAGAGGACTTGTCACTGAggaaacagctacatgtacaacaggatCTGTACAAGCTGTAGAGGGAGGAAGTGTCACTGATGGAACAGCGACACGTACAGTGTCAGAGTCTGTACAAGCTGTAGAGGGAGGAAGTGTCACTGATGGAACAGCGACACATACAGTGTCGGAGTCTGTTCAAGTCGTGGGGGGAGGAAGTGAAGGAACGGCTGCAGCAGTATCAAAGCAATCCGTTGAGGGAGGGCTGACAGAAAAGGTAACAGCAGTAGATGAGAACGAGACAGAGGGTGGAGCGACAGTTGCAGGAATGGCCACATGTAGGGAGGAAGAACCAAACAGAATGGAGGAAATACAGACAGAAAGTACAGAAGAAAACACTTCTCAAAATTATGATATTTCTGAGATAGATGCAGACAAACCAGATAAGGAagacatagatgtacatgtagagcaaGAGGTATTGAATGATGCTAAGAAAGCTTCTGAAGATGTTGCAGATGAAGGAGATATGTCTCATCATACAGCTGAATTTACACCTATTGCTGCACCTGGTAATGTTATCACTGAAGAGAGTGTTGAACAAGAGAAAGATACATCTAGAGAAGTAGTTGAAGTTGAATCTGAGACATCACAAAATGTGAGGGATAGGAAAAACACACAAGATGTATCTGAGGAATGTAATACAGCTGTACCAGATGAGGTCAAGGTCACAGAATGTAGGGAAGAGGTCATAGAAAACAAGGTAGAACAGGATAGTGTCAAGGTGGAATATAGTGAAGACAGTGCACTGGAAAATCAGGAACCCACAGTTGTAGTtgaagagagtcagacagcagGGGAAGTTACAGGGAGGAAAGATGATGCTAAAAGGGAGGAAAGCACAGAAGTTAACAGTTTAGACTCACAGGAACCTCCTGTAACAGATACGACTGTCGAGGTAGTTTTAAACACTAGCGTAGAGGAAACGCCGTCAGAAAtaagacaggcagacaaaccTTCCAGTGTAGAAAACATAGAGGGTGGGGATCATCGGGTAGAGAAAAGTCAAGGGGTTGTAGAGGAACGTCAAGGATCAGAGGTCACAGAGGAAAGACAAAATACAAGAGAAGAAAGCTCTGAGATTCAGGGACAGGGAGACTCCCTTAAAAATgcgacaaaagaagaaaagcagAATTTGTCGAGTCAGGCAAAATCAGCGGAGGAATTGACAGCCGAGGAGATAGATGAACTTGAGGACACTTATTTGTAA
- the LOC136447134 gene encoding A disintegrin and metalloproteinase with thrombospondin motifs 9-like — translation MYRRIAVFLVQLCFCLQDPYASRAGTTKFSKLRIKFEKCRVEVHRDDYTFARTNGPHEIDYGHAGDCYSWKQGCAKGTFKVDLTGTELALAPDVHWAMEERNPASLTINDMSISKDRKVASARCGGWCGHCWPVGKKMHLLHPQCHKAASCADRKSLNPEADDGEYTLYPFPKDKDVSLRVYCHDMDSGSPKEFLTLPTGPDDNYAIVFSDRLADSAGGQCTGPLQDPYASRAGTTKFSKLRIKFESSRVEVIRDDYTFAKTTGPNDVDYGHAGDCYSWKQGCAKGTFNVDLTGTELALAPDVHWVMEERWPESLTINDMSISKDRKVASARCGGWCGHCWPAGKKMYLVHPLYDGKESEPGVVHGEL, via the exons ATGTACCGGCGCATTGCAG TTTTTCTAGTTCAATTGTGTTTCTGCCTTCAGGACCCGTATGCCTCCCGTGCCGGGACCACGAAGTTCAGCAAGCTCAGAATCAAGTTCGAGAAATGCAGGGTCGAGGTTCATCGAGACGACTACACCTTTGCCAGAACCAACG GGCCCCATGAAATAGATTACGGGCACGCTGGCGACTGCTACTCGTGGAAACAGGGATGTGCGAAGGGAACGTTCAAGGTGGATCTGACTGGGACGGAACTCGCGCTGGCGCCTGATGTCCACTGGGCCATGGAGGAGCGCAATCCGGCATCTCTGACCATCAATGACATGTCCATCTCCAAGGATAGGAAG GTTGCCTCTGCCCGGTGTGGTGGATGGTGCGGACACTGCTGGCCTGTCGGAAAGAAAATGCATCTGCTGCATCCGCAAT GTCACAAGGCCGCATCGTGCGCTGACCGGAAGTCTCTAAACCCCGAGGCCGACGACGGCGAGTACACGCTCTACCCCTTCCCCAAAGACAAGGATGTATCCCTCCGCGTCTATTGCCATGACATGGACTCAGGGAGCCCGAAAGAGTTCTTGACCCTACCAACCGGCCCTGATGATAACTACGCCATTGTCTTTTCCGACCGACTGGCAGATTCGGCAGGAGGTCAGTGCACCGGCCCATTGCAG GACCCATATGCCTCGCGTGCCGGGACCACGAAGTTCAGCAAGCTCAGGATCAAGTTCGAGAGTTCCAGGGTTGAGGTTATTCGGGATGACTACACCTTTGCCAAAACCACCG GGCCCAATGACGTGGATTACGGCCACGCTGGCGACTGCTATTCGTGGAAACAGGGATGTGCGAAGGGAACGTTCAATGTAGATTTGACTGGGACGGAACTCGCTCTGGCGCCTGATGTCCACTGGGTCATGGAGGAGCGCTGGCCGGAATCTCTGACCATCAATGACATGTCCATCTCCAAGGATAGGAAG GTTGCCTCTGCCCGATGTGGTGGATGGTGTGGACACTGCTGGCCTGCCGGGAAGAAAATGTACCTGGTGCACCCGTTATACGACGGCAAAG AGTCGGAACCAGGCGTGGTTCATGGCGAGCTGTGA
- the LOC136447133 gene encoding uncharacterized protein, with product MADSYLKSPILHRPNEVDYGHAGDCYSWKQGCAKGTFKVDLTGTELALAPDVHWAMEERWPESLTINDMSISKDRKVASARCGGWCGHCWPAEKKMYLVHPQCKKPASCSEVRSLNPKYGDGEYTLYPFTTNKDISLRVYCHDMASGNPKEFLTLPKGPDENYAIVFSDRLADSAGGRCTGPLQVNETVDKNDSLLTRETES from the exons ATGGCAGATTCGTACCTCAAGTCACCAATACTACATA GGCCTAATGAAGTAGATTACGGCCACGCTGGCGACTGCTATTCGTGGAAACAGGGATGTGCGAAGGGAACTTTCAAGGTGGATCTGACTGGGACGGAACTCGCGCTGGCGCCTGATGTCCACTGGGCCATGGAGGAGCGCTGGCCGGAATCTCTGACCATCAATGACATGTCCATCTCCAAGGATAGGAAG GTTGCCTCTGCCCGATGTGGTGGATGGTGCGGACATTGCTGGCCTGCCGAGAAGAAAATGTATCTGGTGCACCCGCAAT GCAAGAAGCCAGCATCGTGTTCTGAAGTAAGGTCTCTAAATCCAAAATATGGGGATGGCGAGTACACACTCTACCCTTTTACAACGAACAAGGATATATCCCTCCGCGTCTATTGCCACGACATGGCATCGGGGAACCCGAAAGAGTTCCTGACCCTACCAAAAGGTCCTGATGAGAACTACGCCATTGTCTTTTCGGACCGGCTGGCCGATTCGGCAGGAGGTCGGTGCACCGGCCCATTACAGGTAAATGAAACTGTTGATAAAAACGATTCGCTACTCACCAGAGAGACTGAAAGTTGA